Sequence from the Molothrus aeneus isolate 106 chromosome 15, BPBGC_Maene_1.0, whole genome shotgun sequence genome:
TACTCACAGGCTCTACAGTGTCTGGCCATTTTCCCTCAGGTATTCAGACAAACACACTTGGCAGCTTGGTCACTGTGCTCCCAGAGTTCTTGTGCCCAGTGACATACAATTCCAGAAGAGAttccccaggagcaggacagcTTCTCTCAGGGGTGGGGATACTTCTGTAGCCAGGACACACAGCACTAGTAAAACACTTCTTGGTAAAGCCCAGCATCATGGCACAATGAACATCTGTTTTGGCTGTGGAAGAAACCTGAGTTTAATTAGTGGCTGCCTTATTCATGGTCTAGGTATGTAGTTTAGGCTGAATATTGTTCTCACTGAATTCttgcaaacaaaacacagtGAGATTTTAAATACAGCAACATCACTGGTTTGACTCAATGCAAACATTGGCTTAAAACAGTTTTGCCAAGGGATTTATATAAAGTCTCACTGAAACTGAATAATCTCTTCTGGTGATTCCTCCTGGCACAGTCTGCAGCAGAACTTTTCCCCACATGTTCAGGGTTTTGTGCATGCTGACAATTGAAAACTACCTAAAAACAATGCCCTGAAGGTGctgcttgaaaaataaattcttcaaaagcacagcaaggacTTTGCAAATGACTGCGCAGGAATAAGACCAGAGTTTGTGATTCACAAAACTGTTCATTTAAACTGTCTACATCACTGATTGGCTCTTTGATGTCAGTGAAGATCACCCTTTTTCTGACCTTCTCTGAGCAGCCTACCAGGATTACACAGAGCCAGGAAAGACTCATGGGTGACAACTGCCAAGAAAGgaagtaattattttctttcattacagTGTATTTTTACTGTGTCACACATATAAACAGTAGAAATGAGTGCAGGAGTTTCACTGAAGTGGTCCATAACATTTCCTATGGCTTTGTGCAATCACCAATTCAAATCTGAACACCcacataatttttcatttcaaacacTCAGCCCACCCACAAGAGGCAAATATTTGTGTGGTTCTTTTATTGAGATGATATCAATCTGGAAACAGATGGACAGACAAGAGGAAGGGGAAATACATATTCCGTTAATAGGAGCAGTGAATCCTATCAGTCATGTCCACAAGGCAGTTTGTTACACACTGTGAGGTGCTGTCAGCTGGCCTGTCCAAGTGGAGGGCATGTCCAGAGTGTGCCTGGAGCATCTCAGAGCATCTGAACACTTGTCAATGCTGTGGCACAAACAGAAGAATCCGCCAAATTGAGCCCTGTGATGAGAGTACCTGTGGATTTCCAGGGAAACATCACATATGACATATAAAAATGTCTGGCCTGGTGGTGGGTGTTAGATGGGGATGCTTTGCTTGAGATTTTCTAATTGTTCTTCAAAAAATTTAATCTGCTCCTCGAGGTCCTTCTGTTCAATCAGCAAGGAGGTCTTGACTTGAACAAAGTGCTGATagtcctggagctgctgctctgtcaggTATTTGGCAAGGATTCCAGAGACCACACGTTCTCTCCTGTCCAGATTCTCCTTCAGGTCCTTTGCATCTTCCCGCTGGCGAGACAAGAGCTTGTGCCGTTCATTCAGCGATTGCTAATggaataaaaaacaaagcagcaacCATGAGAACCCATCATTCctggcaggctctgcttctTCATTTGGAAGCCACAgtcaatttaatttaattacttCCTCTTGTGGGCTTTGCGTTCCACCTGAGTTTTTTCTCAATTCAGTTACTCATTCTTGTGGCTTGTAAGGtaaagacacagaaaatgcCATCAAAGCTCACTTCTCCTATGCTGCCctcatgaaaaaaatcaatatactTAACATTCTGGTCCTTTGAAAGTATCCTGTAACAATCTTCAGTCAATTAGAAGCTCTTTAAGGTATGTAtctttgtgttttgtgtgttACATGTGGCCTGAGCGCCACTATCATATTAAAAAGGTAGAGTGGCTTCTATTAAAAGGTCTGCGTTGATGCCAAGatgattttttgccttttcttttatatacCTTTTATATATCCTCAGTACTCTTAGCATGCATACTTGTAATTCCTTAAATCTGATAATTTAGCATAGTCCTGGTATTCTGGGGGGGATAGAatctaagaaaataaagatagtgcagaaggtaatctcacccctgaggagttgcagctatACTAATTaacaaagattaggaacaggcctgcccttaacaggccacagctgtgtccaataaagatgagtgctataaaagagtgtgttagctgggtgaggagttggagtttgttggctgtgctatAAAGAAGGTGAGtactgtgaggagctgctcataagaaatcaccaagaaggtatgggagcattgcaataagatgacaaggGGCCTGGACAGGTCGTGCTTAATTGGACTTCTCTGTCCTGGGCACCGACTGGGGTCAGGGAGACCCTGAAACACCGCAGTTGCCTCAGTTACACCTGGAAATAAGTGAAGTGAAcaaatccagcagctctgttgtCTCTCACCTTCTCCTCAGGCTCCATGTTTCCATCCATCCTGCTGAGGGCATTCTGCACCCGGGCCAGGCGgctggacaggcagagcaggaggctcAGCACCTTCTCCAGGTCCCCGATGAACATCATGTAGCGCTCAAACTCCTGGGGCTTGCACAGGTCCctcaccagcacctccagctcctcgCCCCACTTGGCACATTCCCTGACTTCCAGGAGAACCAGCTCCTGTTCTTCCCACAGCGCCTGCAGCCTGGATTGGAGACTGGCCATGAGTTCcagctgcaaagagaaaaaataaaaaatcacagGAACCGTTACTGCCAAAGAGAATCCGTATCAGTTCTAGAGAATGGATTTTCTTCACGTTGTCTTGGCCAAATttttgacttttaaaataattttaagctacaggaaagaaaaaaggggaaaaaaaaaagcagcagtgtttTCTAACCTGTACTTAATTCTCAAAGTCTGGAAAGCAAATTACTGGTAATCACCCTAGCTGCTGATATATTCTCTGGCTCAGAGAGCTTCCAATCAGTCAGGAGGGAACTGCAATAAAGATTACACCATGATTACACAGAGTTGTTCTAGGATGTGAGCATGAAGTCCCATCTCTGTACCAAGCTTTGGAAGAATTGATTGGAATTTCACTTATCATATGCACAAAAAAAGTCAGTGCCATGGGCAATTCAAGCAGGCCATGGTGCCTGGGTAGAAAAGTAATCACAGGAGGCTGTTTCATAGGGAAATTATATGGAAAAAGGCCTCAAGACTTGAGTGGGAGCACGCCATCAGTTCTTTAGAAGTTGGACAGTGCCACcatgaacagcagcagcagtaggaCAGCAGGAGGAGCCTCAGGAAGGCAGATTGTCATTACCTGAGATGGGCATGGCCGGGGAAAAGCCCACCTAACTATGCAAAGCTACATAATCACTCTTTCAAGCTCCAGGCTTCTGTCACTGTCCAGCTGTGCCCCCCTTCTCTGCATGTATGGAATTAATCAAACACTGGAATGTGCAGAAactgctgccagctctcagAGTAAAGAATATTTCTTATTTAGGCTGCCAgttctaatttattttacagattttgAGATTAGAATTGAGTGTTAAATTGggagtttgctgctgctgcactggagcTGGCTGTGCAAGGAAACCTTTAATGATGATAGATGAGAGATCTGAGTCAAATCAGGCAGGATTTAAAGACCACCAACTATGATCAATATGCCAGGACTTCACCTACTGGCAAAAATTGATTCAAAGTTACCTATGAAATGTTATTGGGATAAAAATATCCATAGCAATAATGAGATTAATGAGAATTTCTTTGTCATGATGGAAATACAGTGGTTCCTGTGAAGGTCATTTACATACTTTCTTAGATGTGATGTCATCTAGCTTGTTTGTGCTGTCTCTGTTCCTCTTCAGGACTTGGTTTCTCATAGAGGCAGGATATTTGCTCCTTTGCTTGGTTTCATGTTCAGATTTTGGACATTCTTCTGGTCCATCTCCATGACTTTTCCTGCTAttggaacagaaaataaatacccAAAGCAAACACTTACACTTTTCTTCACTAACACTGAATTAATGGTTATATCCATCTTGACTTCAGGATCACTCTCCTCTCTTCTCACCACAGGAGATCTTCCAAGTTTTTAGAAGATATAGAGTAAAAGATTTGCAGCCTAGGTCTGTCAGAGTCCCTTTAATAAGGAACCACTGAACCTCTTTTCTTCCATTATATACCCTTAGCCTCAGACATTTCTTGGTTGTAAATCAGAAAGCAATATGTTTTTCTAActaaacaaaaatgaaacaatgtGCTCAAGTTCATCTTACTACTCTCATACTAGTATGGATAGTATCTGTACATTAAAATAGACCAAAGTGCTGGATAATTGGCTTTGTCTACTTACTCGTTCTCCTGCACATGCTGtgcctttccccttttcctgcgGGATTTATCCAGCATGGAAATGTTAACAGGAAACAAGCCCTCCATCAGGTCCAAGGCAGTTTTTCTAAGAGGATGAGGCATGAGAATGTCCTCCAGAGACCTGTCTTTGGCAATGATCTCCAGAGCAAGCTCCTGGTACCGCTGGtcctggggaggcagcagcctcCTTTGGGGCAGGTGTGTGTCCCTCTCCAGGGGACCATCATTGTGGTTGCTGTGCAAGGATGTTTCCTGGGCAAGGAGACCTTTGGCTGGATGTTTGTGTCCTTGGTGAGGCTGAGCTGATGCTGTGTGCTGATGCATTCCCTGCTCTGGAGAAgttgcaggctgctgctgctgcttgggtgCAGCATTCCCACCCAGAGACTGAGTTCTGCATTCCTCCTCCACT
This genomic interval carries:
- the LOC136563147 gene encoding protein Shroom1-like, whose translation is MHQHTASAQPHQGHKHPAKGLLAQETSLHSNHNDGPLERDTHLPQRRLLPPQDQRYQELALEIIAKDRSLEDILMPHPLRKTALDLMEGLFPVNISMLDKSRRKRGKAQHVQENDRKSHGDGPEECPKSEHETKQRSKYPASMRNQVLKRNRDSTNKLDDITSKKLELMASLQSRLQALWEEQELVLLEVRECAKWGEELEVLVRDLCKPQEFERYMMFIGDLEKVLSLLLCLSSRLARVQNALSRMDGNMEPEEKQSLNERHKLLSRQREDAKDLKENLDRRERVVSGILAKYLTEQQLQDYQHFVQVKTSLLIEQKDLEEQIKFFEEQLENLKQSIPI